Proteins from a single region of Candidatus Paceibacterota bacterium:
- a CDS encoding glyceraldehyde 3-phosphate dehydrogenase NAD-binding domain-containing protein translates to MFQKKKIRVAINGFGRIGRAFLKVARERENIEVVAVNDLGDIKNMAYLLQYDTVYRKSPFEVEPIEGTDPYLVVGMPDGRRAKVMYLSVKEPSQLPWAKMNIDVVVESTGLFVTYDKAKAHLDAGARRVVITAPAKSNADGTASSAQGETVLMGVNEERLKVCAISSNASCTTNAGSPLLAILDEAIGVEKAVLNTVHGYTASQGIVDGPNRKDWREGRAAAMNIVPSSTGAAIATTKALTQLSGKFDGISIRVPVVAGSIVDITFVSKRPTTAEEVNVILKKAARTARWDKVFAVTEEELVSSDILGNPHASIADLKFTRVIGGDLVKVLGWYDNEWGYTNTLVEHVVKAAQA, encoded by the coding sequence ATGTTCCAAAAGAAAAAAATCAGGGTCGCCATAAACGGATTCGGTAGGATCGGCCGAGCTTTTCTCAAAGTCGCGCGCGAAAGGGAAAACATCGAAGTCGTCGCGGTAAACGACCTGGGCGACATAAAGAACATGGCATATCTCCTCCAGTACGACACGGTCTATCGCAAATCTCCGTTCGAAGTCGAGCCGATCGAAGGGACCGACCCGTACCTCGTCGTCGGAATGCCCGACGGACGGCGCGCGAAGGTCATGTATTTAAGCGTCAAAGAGCCGTCCCAACTGCCGTGGGCAAAGATGAACATAGACGTCGTCGTCGAATCTACGGGCCTTTTCGTCACCTATGACAAGGCCAAGGCGCATCTCGACGCCGGAGCTCGCCGCGTGGTCATCACCGCTCCCGCAAAATCGAACGCTGACGGCACGGCTTCGTCCGCACAAGGCGAGACCGTCCTCATGGGCGTGAACGAAGAGAGGTTGAAGGTCTGTGCCATATCGTCGAACGCATCGTGCACGACGAATGCCGGATCGCCTCTGCTCGCGATCCTGGACGAAGCGATCGGCGTCGAGAAAGCCGTTTTGAATACTGTCCATGGATACACAGCCAGCCAAGGCATCGTCGACGGGCCGAATAGAAAAGACTGGCGCGAGGGCAGGGCAGCCGCCATGAACATCGTGCCGTCGTCTACGGGCGCGGCTATCGCCACTACTAAAGCGCTGACCCAGCTCTCGGGCAAATTCGACGGCATTTCTATCCGCGTTCCCGTCGTCGCCGGTTCGATCGTGGACATCACCTTCGTCTCAAAGCGGCCGACGACGGCCGAAGAGGTCAATGTCATTCTGAAAAAAGCGGCGCGTACGGCGCGCTGGGACAAAGTCTTCGCCGTCACCGAAGAAGAGCTCGTCTCGTCGGATATCCTCGGCAATCCGCACGCATCCATCGCCGACCTCAAATTCACCCGCGTCATCGGAGGCGATCTGGTGAAGGTCCTCGGATGGTACGATAACGAATGGGGGTATACGAATACGCTCGTCGAGCACGTCGTGAAGGCGGCCCAGGCGTAG
- a CDS encoding RpiB/LacA/LacB family sugar-phosphate isomerase — protein sequence MKIFLASDHAGFELKRYLAERLSIAGHEVRDLGASKFEPGDDYPDFISLVAKEISRHPSDAKGIVIGGSGQGEAICANKFYGVRAAVYYGGNMDIVKLSREHNDANVLSLGARFVSAPDALNAVTLWLETPFSGDERHKRRIQKLFNIAQ from the coding sequence ATGAAAATCTTCCTCGCATCAGATCACGCCGGATTCGAGCTCAAGCGATACCTTGCCGAGCGGCTTTCGATAGCGGGGCATGAGGTGCGCGATCTGGGCGCTTCCAAATTCGAGCCGGGCGACGACTACCCGGATTTCATCTCTCTCGTCGCCAAAGAGATATCGCGCCATCCGTCCGACGCCAAGGGCATCGTCATCGGCGGCTCAGGGCAGGGCGAAGCGATATGCGCGAACAAGTTCTACGGCGTCCGCGCGGCCGTCTATTACGGCGGCAACATGGACATCGTGAAGCTCTCGCGCGAGCATAACGACGCTAACGTCCTATCGCTCGGCGCGAGGTTCGTTTCCGCGCCCGACGCGCTGAATGCGGTCACGCTCTGGCTCGAGACGCCCTTCTCCGGAGACGAGCGCCATAAGCGCCGCATCCAAAAGCTTTTCAATATCGCGCAGTAA
- a CDS encoding transketolase, producing MPLSHQKIKEIELKANDIRESIISMLVEAGSGHTAGPLGMADIFAALYFHALRHDPKNPAWPDRDRVVLSNGHICPVLYAAMAHAGYFPVDELKTLRKFGSRLQGHPHREYLPMLETSSGPLGSGLSQAVGIALADRIDNGKSSSRRIYCLMSDGEHDEGNTWEGIMLAGKEKLNNLVAIVDRNNIQIDGYTEDIMPLEPFADKYITFNWHVIEIDGHDVSEIARAFEEAKTIFEKPVCIVAHTIPGKGVAEFERKYEWHGKPPKKEEAEMALRELRTLEGKIRSEHE from the coding sequence ATGCCCCTTTCGCATCAAAAAATAAAGGAGATCGAGCTCAAAGCGAACGACATCCGCGAGTCGATCATCTCCATGCTCGTCGAAGCGGGCTCAGGGCACACGGCCGGGCCTCTCGGCATGGCGGATATTTTCGCCGCGCTCTATTTCCATGCACTTCGGCACGATCCGAAAAATCCTGCCTGGCCCGACCGCGACCGCGTCGTCCTATCGAACGGCCATATCTGCCCGGTGCTCTACGCCGCGATGGCCCATGCCGGATATTTTCCCGTCGACGAGCTGAAAACGCTCCGTAAGTTCGGCTCGCGTCTGCAGGGTCATCCGCACCGCGAATATCTGCCGATGCTCGAGACTTCGTCAGGACCGCTCGGCTCCGGCCTTTCGCAGGCGGTCGGCATAGCGTTGGCTGACAGGATAGACAACGGCAAGTCGTCATCGCGCCGCATCTATTGCCTTATGTCCGACGGCGAGCACGACGAAGGCAATACCTGGGAGGGGATCATGCTCGCGGGCAAGGAAAAGCTGAACAATCTGGTTGCCATCGTGGATAGGAATAATATCCAGATAGACGGATACACCGAGGACATCATGCCGCTCGAGCCTTTCGCCGATAAATACATCACGTTCAACTGGCACGTGATCGAGATAGACGGCCATGACGTCAGCGAGATTGCTCGCGCATTCGAAGAGGCCAAGACTATATTCGAAAAACCCGTCTGTATCGTCGCGCACACTATTCCGGGCAAAGGCGTCGCCGAATTCGAGCGCAAATACGAATGGCACGGCAAGCCGCCGAAAAAAGAGGAAGCTGAAATGGCTTTGCGCGAGCTTCGTACTCTGGAAGGGAAGATAAGAAGCGAGCACGAATAA
- a CDS encoding transketolase C-terminal domain-containing protein — protein MISRSEKLNPKVFDAGVEQAPIRKGFGEGLLAAGERDERVVGLCADLTESTQMHLFKDKFPKRFVEAGVAEQNLPTVASGMAAMGKIPFVTSYAMFSPGRNWEQIRTTVAYNDRPVIVVGSHAGVSVGPDGGTHQAIEDMALMRAMPNMMVVSPCDSIEAKKATLALAKAGKPAYIRLAREKTPIMTTEETSFEIGKARIFFEPVAGKPDAAIVATGALVHKALLAAKELEKEKIGVTVVNLATIKPLDAETVVRLARSAGAVVTVEEHQIMGGMGSAVAECLAAHAPMPIEFIGVHDRFGQSGKPEELIEHYGMGVSHIKEAVKKAIARKNPSRN, from the coding sequence ATGATCTCCCGCTCCGAAAAGCTGAATCCGAAGGTCTTCGACGCAGGCGTCGAGCAGGCTCCGATCCGCAAGGGCTTCGGCGAAGGCCTTTTGGCCGCGGGCGAAAGAGACGAGCGCGTCGTCGGCCTCTGCGCCGATCTGACAGAGTCTACGCAGATGCACTTGTTCAAAGACAAATTCCCGAAACGCTTCGTCGAAGCCGGCGTCGCCGAGCAGAACCTGCCGACGGTCGCGTCCGGCATGGCGGCGATGGGGAAGATTCCCTTCGTCACGTCATATGCGATGTTCTCGCCGGGCAGGAATTGGGAGCAGATTCGCACGACCGTCGCATATAATGACCGGCCCGTCATCGTCGTCGGTTCCCATGCAGGCGTTTCCGTCGGTCCCGACGGCGGCACGCATCAGGCCATCGAAGACATGGCGCTCATGCGCGCCATGCCCAACATGATGGTCGTCTCGCCGTGCGATTCGATCGAAGCGAAGAAAGCCACGCTCGCTCTGGCGAAAGCAGGCAAGCCCGCATATATACGCCTGGCCCGCGAAAAGACTCCTATCATGACGACCGAAGAGACGTCATTTGAAATAGGGAAGGCGCGCATATTCTTCGAACCAGTGGCAGGAAAGCCTGACGCCGCCATTGTGGCTACAGGCGCTCTCGTTCATAAGGCTCTTCTCGCCGCAAAAGAATTGGAAAAAGAAAAGATCGGCGTTACGGTCGTGAACCTTGCGACCATAAAGCCTCTCGATGCAGAGACGGTCGTTCGCCTCGCTAGATCCGCAGGCGCGGTCGTTACGGTCGAAGAGCATCAGATCATGGGCGGCATGGGATCGGCCGTCGCCGAATGCCTGGCCGCGCATGCGCCGATGCCGATCGAATTCATCGGCGTGCACGACAGATTCGGCCAGTCCGGCAAGCCGGAAGAGCTGATCGAGCATTACGGCATGGGAGTCTCTCATATAAAAGAAGCCGTAAAAAAGGCTATTGCCCGCAAAAATCCCAGCCGCAACTAA
- a CDS encoding ATP-binding protein, with protein sequence MFANAPLLIADISYTFFFLVTTIFGILVYLKSSRKTSHVMFLLLCLAVGIYQVSYVIGTATPEGDAARAIFSLSLSIIFVVAFTIHWIAATIEREKEYFRTIVAFYAAGIALLVTYLLYPASYLLDSVPKLYFPSYYQAGHLFWLLVVYFAAGFSVVIRMLFKAYRMADAAHKNRLSYYIAAILIGFPLGATSFLLAYDIPFDPIYSIPFNFFIAPLAYGTLRYDIMNIRVAARKALAYALFVFGTALFIVSAYAGQGALTAAYPALPSWIAPLASALVIVLFAGYVWERMRDLEILKYEFITVVTHKFRTPLTRIKWAAEALRKKIQDESIGEIESANENLVALTDMLVSLRNTNESTYYYEFEVVDIAELIQSVLANVKQRIADKNISLALDCPPKTFFASADKRRMLFALQIIVDNAITYTPASGKVSIAASHDNSDIYLNVADSGIGIAKDDVSKLFNKFWRSKEAKAADTEGMGIGLFMAKEIFERHDGAIYVSSEGVGKGATFTIRLPLVRE encoded by the coding sequence ATGTTCGCAAACGCGCCGCTCCTCATCGCCGATATCTCGTACACGTTCTTTTTTCTCGTCACGACCATATTCGGCATCCTGGTCTATCTGAAGAGCTCGCGCAAAACGTCGCACGTGATGTTCCTTCTGCTCTGCCTCGCGGTCGGCATATACCAGGTCTCGTACGTCATAGGCACGGCGACGCCGGAAGGCGACGCGGCGAGGGCGATATTCAGCCTTTCTCTTTCCATCATATTCGTCGTAGCATTCACGATCCATTGGATAGCGGCGACGATAGAAAGGGAAAAGGAATACTTTCGCACCATAGTCGCGTTCTATGCGGCCGGGATCGCGCTTCTTGTCACATATCTGTTATATCCGGCTTCGTATCTGCTCGATTCCGTGCCGAAACTCTATTTTCCGAGCTATTACCAAGCCGGGCATCTGTTCTGGCTCCTCGTCGTCTATTTCGCCGCCGGTTTTTCGGTCGTCATCCGCATGCTGTTCAAGGCGTATCGCATGGCCGATGCGGCGCACAAGAACCGTCTCTCGTATTACATCGCCGCCATCCTGATCGGCTTTCCTCTGGGCGCGACAAGCTTTCTTTTGGCATACGACATTCCCTTCGATCCGATATATTCGATTCCGTTCAACTTCTTCATCGCGCCTCTGGCGTACGGAACCCTGCGCTATGACATCATGAATATCAGGGTCGCTGCGCGGAAGGCTCTCGCGTACGCGCTCTTCGTCTTCGGCACCGCATTGTTCATCGTTTCGGCATATGCGGGCCAAGGAGCTCTCACTGCCGCGTATCCGGCGCTTCCGAGCTGGATCGCGCCTCTCGCGTCTGCGCTCGTCATCGTCCTTTTTGCCGGATATGTCTGGGAGAGGATGCGCGACCTCGAGATATTGAAATATGAATTCATCACCGTCGTGACGCACAAGTTCAGGACGCCGTTGACCCGCATCAAATGGGCGGCGGAAGCGTTGCGAAAGAAGATCCAGGACGAGTCTATCGGCGAGATCGAGAGCGCGAACGAAAACCTGGTCGCGCTCACCGACATGCTCGTGAGCCTTCGAAATACTAATGAATCCACGTATTACTATGAATTCGAAGTCGTCGACATCGCCGAACTCATCCAGTCGGTTCTGGCGAACGTCAAACAGCGCATCGCCGATAAAAACATATCGCTGGCTCTCGATTGTCCGCCAAAGACGTTCTTTGCGAGCGCCGACAAGCGCCGCATGCTGTTCGCTTTGCAGATCATCGTGGATAATGCCATCACGTATACGCCTGCAAGCGGCAAGGTCTCCATAGCGGCTTCTCACGATAATTCGGACATATATCTGAATGTCGCCGACAGCGGCATCGGCATCGCCAAGGACGATGTTTCGAAGCTTTTCAATAAGTTCTGGCGCAGCAAGGAAGCCAAGGCCGCCGACACCGAAGGCATGGGCATCGGCCTCTTCATGGCTAAAGAGATATTCGAGCGCCACGACGGCGCCATATATGTCAGTTCGGAAGGCGTAGGGAAGGGCGCGACGTTCACTATCCGGTTGCCGCTCGTGAGGGAATGA
- the dnaB gene encoding replicative DNA helicase yields the protein MQRKGDHIRIPPQSLEAEQALLGSVCLRPEAIHDVNDIVREDDFYSDKHRVIWRAMTELMQKGEPIDLLSLSTRLKDKGELDRVGGASYLSELVQLVPSASNARHYAQIVQKKSMMRRLITAGENITNLSFEERGELEEIIDTAEKHLFDVTNSVGSHKFTELKDTLGEAWERLERLHGSSDELRGVPTGFKALDNKLSGFQKSDLIILAARPSMGKTSLALDIARKAAVEHNIPVGIFSLEMSSQQLVDRMLAAEARVDAWKLRTGKNLSIDKDFTSIRDAMAKLAKAPIFIDDQPGNNILKMRAIARRLKSEKSLGLIIVDYLQLMTPVQSINSDNVVQQVTEISRGLKNLARDLDVPVIALSQLNRAVESRGGKPRLSDLRDSGSIEQDADVVMFIHREKDESGEQARSRETTILIEKHRNGPTGEVALVFDSDKSTFMSVEKADFGDFVHVDGGGTF from the coding sequence ATGCAGCGCAAAGGAGATCACATCCGCATCCCGCCGCAGTCGCTCGAGGCCGAACAGGCGCTCCTCGGCTCCGTATGCCTGCGTCCTGAAGCGATCCACGACGTGAACGACATCGTCCGCGAAGACGACTTCTATTCGGACAAGCACCGCGTCATCTGGCGGGCCATGACGGAATTGATGCAGAAGGGCGAGCCGATAGACCTCCTCTCGCTCTCGACGCGTCTTAAAGACAAGGGCGAGCTCGACCGCGTCGGCGGCGCCTCGTACTTGTCAGAGCTCGTCCAATTGGTGCCGTCGGCATCGAATGCCCGCCATTACGCGCAGATCGTCCAAAAGAAGAGCATGATGCGCCGCCTCATCACCGCGGGCGAGAACATCACGAACCTGTCGTTCGAAGAGCGCGGCGAGCTCGAAGAGATCATAGACACCGCCGAGAAGCATCTCTTCGACGTCACCAATTCGGTCGGTTCGCACAAGTTCACCGAGCTCAAAGACACTCTCGGCGAAGCATGGGAGCGCCTCGAACGCCTTCACGGCTCGTCCGACGAGCTGCGCGGCGTGCCGACGGGCTTCAAGGCTCTCGACAATAAATTGTCCGGCTTTCAGAAATCAGACCTCATCATCCTCGCGGCGCGACCTTCGATGGGCAAGACGTCGCTCGCCCTCGATATCGCCCGCAAAGCCGCCGTCGAGCACAATATCCCGGTCGGCATATTCTCCTTGGAAATGAGCTCCCAACAGCTCGTAGACCGCATGCTCGCCGCCGAGGCCCGCGTGGACGCATGGAAACTGCGCACCGGCAAGAACCTTTCCATAGACAAAGACTTTACGAGTATCCGCGACGCCATGGCCAAGCTCGCCAAGGCTCCTATATTTATAGATGACCAGCCAGGCAACAATATATTGAAGATGCGCGCCATCGCCCGGCGCCTCAAATCAGAGAAATCCCTCGGCCTCATCATCGTGGACTATCTCCAGCTCATGACGCCGGTGCAGTCGATCAATTCCGACAACGTCGTCCAGCAGGTGACCGAGATATCGCGCGGCTTGAAAAACCTGGCCCGCGACCTCGACGTGCCCGTCATCGCATTGTCCCAGCTGAACCGCGCCGTCGAATCCCGCGGCGGCAAGCCGCGCCTCTCTGACCTCCGCGATTCCGGTTCGATCGAGCAGGACGCCGACGTCGTCATGTTCATCCATCGCGAGAAAGACGAGAGCGGGGAGCAGGCCCGATCGCGCGAGACCACTATCCTGATCGAAAAGCACCGAAACGGCCCGACCGGCGAAGTCGCTTTGGTCTTCGACTCCGACAAATCCACGTTCATGTCCGTCGAGAAGGCCGACTTCGGCGACTTCGTTCATGTTGATGGAGGCGGGACGTTCTAG
- a CDS encoding toprim domain-containing protein: MDHLNRLHDLFKQFPGIGPRQAKRFVYFLLATSEGYRSALAKEITELAARVTVCTSCYRFFDHKNIHQTDRLCAVCRDGSRDKESLMIVAKDVDLDAIEKSKVYQGYYFVLGNTLSLVEKDPESKIRTKELILAVERRVKAGLKEVILALSLNSEGENTREFVENYIAPIVNAHKLKVSILGRGLSTGTELEYSDAETIKNALIGRKQETLI, encoded by the coding sequence ATGGACCACCTCAACCGCCTTCACGACCTGTTCAAGCAATTTCCCGGCATCGGCCCGCGGCAGGCCAAGCGCTTTGTGTATTTCCTGCTCGCTACGTCCGAAGGCTATCGTTCTGCTCTTGCCAAAGAGATCACTGAATTGGCAGCGCGCGTGACGGTATGTACCTCGTGCTATCGTTTCTTCGATCATAAGAACATCCATCAGACCGACCGCCTATGCGCCGTATGCCGCGACGGCTCTCGCGACAAGGAGTCCCTCATGATCGTAGCCAAAGACGTCGATCTGGATGCGATAGAGAAGAGCAAGGTCTATCAGGGCTATTATTTCGTGCTCGGCAATACGCTTTCGCTCGTCGAAAAAGACCCTGAATCGAAGATCCGCACGAAAGAATTGATTTTGGCGGTCGAACGCCGCGTAAAAGCAGGGTTGAAAGAAGTCATTCTGGCGTTATCCTTGAACAGCGAAGGCGAAAATACGCGCGAATTCGTCGAAAATTACATCGCGCCGATCGTGAACGCGCATAAATTGAAAGTCTCTATCCTGGGGCGCGGTCTTTCGACCGGTACCGAATTAGAATATTCCGATGCCGAGACCATTAAAAACGCTCTTATCGGGCGCAAGCAGGAGACCTTGATATAG
- the cysS gene encoding cysteine--tRNA ligase, with the protein MTEIHLTNTMTGRKEAFKASKRALWGLGKPLVGMYHCGPTVYNYAHIGNLRAYVFADTLKRLFKASGYSVKQVINITDVGHLTSDADTGEDKMEKAKAREHKSAWDIAKFYTDAFFGDLAALNVDVSGTKFPRATDFIKEQIALVKTLERKGFTYRTSDGIYFDTFRFSGYGKLGKVDVKGLREGERIGVNEEKKNATDFALWKFSLRAGTESAGKRDMEWKSPWGVGFPGWHIECSAMAASLLGTPVDIHTGGIDHIPVHHNNEIAQSEAATGHEFARVWMHSAFVNIDGGKMAKSEGNFITLQTLAERGYSPMAYRYFLLGARYSTPMNFTWDALAAAATAYGRLQTALHELPEGGRASNEYWNRAVAFVADDLDTPKALALCWDALKDDKLSPADKKATLAKIDSLLGIMRDETATEGTALPADVERLANERAAARTAKDWAKSDALRDEIAKLGYEVKDTPEGQKVSKR; encoded by the coding sequence ATGACCGAGATTCACCTGACCAATACCATGACGGGCCGTAAAGAGGCGTTTAAGGCCTCCAAAAGGGCTTTGTGGGGGCTCGGAAAGCCTCTGGTCGGCATGTACCATTGCGGGCCGACGGTCTATAACTATGCCCATATCGGCAACCTGCGCGCATACGTATTCGCCGATACGCTGAAAAGGCTTTTCAAAGCGTCGGGATACAGCGTGAAGCAGGTCATCAACATCACCGACGTCGGCCATCTGACAAGTGACGCCGACACGGGCGAAGACAAAATGGAGAAAGCGAAGGCGCGCGAGCACAAATCCGCATGGGATATCGCGAAATTCTATACCGATGCGTTCTTCGGCGATCTCGCAGCATTGAACGTAGATGTGAGCGGGACGAAATTCCCGCGGGCGACCGATTTCATCAAAGAGCAGATCGCATTGGTGAAGACGCTCGAGCGCAAAGGATTCACCTATCGCACGTCCGACGGCATATATTTCGATACATTCAGGTTTTCCGGCTACGGCAAGCTCGGCAAAGTGGACGTGAAAGGCCTCCGCGAAGGCGAGCGCATCGGCGTGAACGAAGAGAAGAAGAATGCGACGGATTTTGCCCTATGGAAATTCTCCCTGAGGGCAGGCACAGAGAGTGCCGGCAAACGAGATATGGAATGGAAATCTCCGTGGGGCGTCGGATTCCCCGGCTGGCACATCGAATGCTCGGCGATGGCGGCTTCCCTGCTTGGTACCCCGGTAGATATCCATACGGGCGGCATCGACCATATCCCGGTCCATCACAACAACGAGATCGCGCAGTCGGAAGCGGCGACCGGCCATGAATTCGCGCGCGTCTGGATGCATTCGGCATTCGTGAATATAGACGGAGGCAAGATGGCGAAGTCCGAAGGCAATTTCATCACCCTGCAGACGCTCGCAGAGCGCGGATATTCGCCGATGGCATACCGATATTTTTTGCTCGGCGCGCGATACTCGACGCCGATGAATTTTACGTGGGATGCGCTGGCGGCGGCCGCGACAGCGTACGGGCGATTACAGACGGCTCTTCATGAATTGCCGGAGGGAGGCCGGGCTTCGAACGAATATTGGAATCGAGCGGTCGCATTCGTGGCTGACGATCTGGATACGCCGAAAGCGCTCGCGCTGTGCTGGGACGCGCTGAAGGACGACAAGCTCTCTCCTGCCGACAAGAAGGCCACCCTGGCAAAAATAGACTCTCTTTTGGGTATCATGCGCGATGAGACGGCGACGGAAGGAACGGCATTGCCTGCCGACGTCGAAAGACTAGCGAACGAACGCGCCGCCGCCCGCACAGCAAAAGACTGGGCAAAGTCAGACGCCCTGCGCGACGAGATCGCGAAGCTTGGATATGAAGTGAAGGATACCCCGGAGGGACAGAAGGTGTCTAAACGATAG
- a CDS encoding magnesium transporter CorA family protein, translating to MVNTYTYKKVSWVDLENPTRDEVRDLMQKYDIHPLAAEELLLPTTRSKVDRYPDFIYLILHFPAWKHSHKETSQEIDFIIGKDYIVTARYDGIDPLHKFAKMFEVNSVLDRNGLIGEHAGYMFYYMMREFYHSLSDELESVRDALEEIEKKTFGGEERAMVFELSNTSRELLAFKHVTALHEEVLRSFDAAAKSFFGAEFAHYVEATQSECLKVVKTVQSLYESLRELRQTNDSLMETKQNKSIMTLTGITFIMSLIGIVIALFEVDFKHSPIIGMPNDFWIFTGLIAALGIGFAAVLAHKKWL from the coding sequence ATGGTTAATACCTATACGTACAAGAAGGTCTCGTGGGTTGACCTGGAGAATCCGACCCGAGACGAGGTCCGCGACCTCATGCAGAAGTACGATATACATCCTCTGGCGGCCGAAGAGCTCCTTCTCCCGACGACGCGGTCGAAAGTGGACCGCTATCCCGACTTCATCTATCTGATCCTCCACTTCCCTGCCTGGAAGCATTCGCACAAAGAGACGAGCCAGGAGATCGATTTCATCATCGGCAAGGACTACATCGTCACGGCGCGATACGACGGCATCGACCCTCTCCATAAATTCGCCAAGATGTTCGAAGTCAATTCGGTTCTGGACCGGAACGGCCTGATCGGCGAGCATGCGGGCTACATGTTCTATTACATGATGCGCGAGTTCTACCATTCCCTTTCTGACGAATTGGAATCGGTGCGTGACGCTCTCGAAGAGATAGAGAAAAAGACGTTCGGCGGCGAGGAGCGCGCCATGGTATTCGAGCTTTCGAATACGTCGCGGGAATTGCTGGCGTTCAAGCACGTGACGGCGCTCCACGAAGAGGTCCTGCGGTCGTTCGATGCCGCCGCCAAGTCTTTCTTCGGCGCCGAGTTCGCTCATTACGTCGAGGCGACGCAGAGCGAATGCCTCAAGGTCGTGAAGACCGTCCAAAGCCTCTATGAATCGCTCCGCGAATTGCGCCAGACGAACGATTCGCTCATGGAGACCAAGCAGAACAAGAGCATCATGACGCTTACGGGCATCACATTCATCATGTCGCTCATCGGCATCGTCATCGCTTTGTTCGAAGTGGATTTCAAGCATTCTCCTATCATCGGCATGCCGAACGACTTCTGGATATTCACCGGCCTGATCGCCGCCCTCGGCATCGGATTCGCGGCCGTATTGGCTCATAAGAAGTGGCTCTAA
- a CDS encoding S41 family peptidase codes for MNQSKKLSLASIFLTAVVIAFFFGWREGSVSLNHESLVTELSNKDEAKPSSVDFAPFWKAWNIINEKYAGTSTSDQDRVYGAIEGMTASLGDPYTVFFPPAESQMFASEIAGKFEGVGMEVGIRNGHLAVVAPIKDSPAEKAGVKAGDFILKINDEIATDMTTDRAVSLIRGKAGTQVHLTLGREGVKNPIDVTITRAKIDMPTVRTDTKDETASAGGSNGGTGLRKDGIFVISLYSFSEDSAYLFRNALKEFVDSGSHKLIIDLRGNPGGYLDAAIDMASWFLPSGKVVVREEFGRGQEESVYRSKGYNIFTDRLKLVILVDGGSASASEILSGALSENGKATLVGTKTFGKGSVQELVNLTPDTSLKVTIAKWLTPNGNSISKLGITPDYVVELTDADIKANRDPQMDKAVELLSKEP; via the coding sequence ATGAACCAATCCAAGAAGCTTTCGCTCGCCTCGATATTCCTTACTGCCGTCGTCATCGCCTTCTTTTTCGGATGGAGAGAGGGAAGCGTATCTCTGAATCACGAATCGCTTGTCACCGAGCTTTCTAACAAGGACGAGGCCAAGCCTTCGAGCGTAGACTTCGCTCCGTTCTGGAAAGCCTGGAATATCATCAATGAAAAGTACGCGGGTACTTCGACTTCGGACCAGGACAGGGTCTACGGCGCCATCGAAGGCATGACGGCGTCGCTCGGCGATCCATATACCGTATTCTTCCCGCCGGCAGAGTCGCAGATGTTCGCGTCCGAGATCGCGGGCAAATTCGAGGGCGTCGGCATGGAAGTCGGCATTAGGAACGGGCATCTGGCCGTCGTCGCCCCGATCAAAGACTCTCCCGCAGAGAAGGCGGGGGTAAAGGCAGGCGACTTCATCTTGAAGATCAACGACGAGATCGCCACCGATATGACGACCGACAGGGCGGTGAGCCTCATCCGCGGCAAGGCCGGCACCCAGGTGCATCTGACCCTCGGCCGCGAAGGCGTCAAGAATCCTATAGACGTCACCATCACGAGGGCGAAGATAGACATGCCGACCGTCAGGACCGATACCAAGGACGAGACCGCGTCAGCGGGCGGCTCGAACGGCGGCACGGGCCTGCGCAAAGACGGCATATTCGTCATATCGCTCTATAGCTTCAGCGAAGACTCCGCATACCTCTTCAGGAACGCTCTCAAGGAATTCGTAGACTCCGGCTCGCACAAATTGATCATCGACCTCCGCGGCAATCCGGGCGGATATCTCGACGCGGCCATAGACATGGCGTCGTGGTTCCTTCCGTCAGGCAAAGTTGTCGTGCGCGAAGAGTTCGGCAGGGGCCAGGAAGAATCGGTCTACAGGAGCAAGGGCTACAATATATTCACCGACAGATTGAAGCTCGTCATCCTGGTCGACGGCGGCTCTGCGTCGGCTTCGGAGATCCTTTCCGGCGCCCTGTCTGAAAACGGAAAGGCGACATTGGTCGGAACTAAGACCTTCGGCAAGGGCTCCGTCCAGGAATTGGTCAACCTCACCCCTGACACGTCGCTCAAGGTCACCATCGCTAAATGGCTTACCCCGAACGGCAATTCGATATCCAAGCTCGGCATCACCCCCGACTATGTCGTAGAGCTCACCGATGCCGATATCAAGGCCAACCGCGACCCGCAGATGGACAAAGCCGTCGAGTTGCTTTCGAAGGAGCCATAG